From Topomyia yanbarensis strain Yona2022 chromosome 1, ASM3024719v1, whole genome shotgun sequence, one genomic window encodes:
- the LOC131688092 gene encoding zinc finger protein 501-like, which yields MILVTITAQSFSPRILIVDELFSFCSSHSSYDQLDRAGTGLEKPIKCDICDRQFAKLGYLKRHMRIIHTESTSHRCDICGKIYRLRTLFERHRRMHTGERPFHCEMCGKGFTFKHYLTIHMRSHTGHHRYKCDVCGKEYSSRSSFMDHMRSHTGERPYVCDICGKSYASQNLLRKHTLTHLANRPFNCDVCGKGFTTRNTLVDHERSHSIERPHKCDVCGKTFKYPYGLRYHSGVHMAEQPYKCDICGKGFSVQAQFNQHLKIHTDERLHRCNVCNKEYRSKAFLVTHMRSHTDERPYKCKVCGSSFRTSNVLVAHMKIHSNLASNPFKCDICGAQFGQRSTLTVHSKVHRKTPFHECPICDKQFLTTRELDRHRVTIHNERPYKCTICDKAFTAMGNLRSHLRVHTGVIRLNCHICEQSFTRKSDLNVHVKKKHAQDKPL from the coding sequence ATGATACTCGTCACAATTACAGCACAGTCATTTAGTCCAAGAATTCTAATAGTGGATGAATTGTTCTCTTTTTGTTCCAGCCACTCCTCCTACGATCAGCTGGATCGTGCTGGTACCGGTCTCGAAAAGCCCATCAAATGTGACATTTGCGATCGACAATTCGCTAAACTAGGCTACTTAAAACGACACATGCGAATCATCCACACCGAAAGTACATCTCACCGGTGCGACATATGCGGGAAAATCTATAGGCTGAGGACCTTATTTGAAAGACACAGAAGAATGCATACCGGCGAACGGCCGTTTCATTGTGAGATGTGCGGCAAAGGTTTTACATTCAAACACTATCTGACTATTCATATGAGATCGCATACTGGACATCACCGCTATAAGTGTGATGTTTGTGGCAAAGAATACAGTTCAAGGAGTTCGTTTATGGACCACATGAGATCCCATACAGGCGAGCGCCCGTATGTATGTGACAtatgtggaaaaagttatgCCAGTCAGAACCTCCTGAGAAAGCATACGTTAACACATTTAGCAAATCGCCCGTTCAACTGCGATGTTTGTGGCAAAGGATTTACTACAAGAAACACTCTTGTGGATCACGAGAGATCCCATAGCATCGAGCGCCCGCATAAATGTGACGTATGTGGGAAAACCTTCAAATATCCCTATGGGTTGCGGTATCACAGTGGAGTGCACATGGCTGAACAACCTTACAAATGTGACATTTGTGGCAAGGGATTCTCTGTCCAGGCCCAGTTCAATCAGCATCTAAAAATTCACACAGACGAACGTCTGCATCGGTGTAATGTTTGCAACAAAGAGTACAGAAGTAAGGCTTTCCTCGTCACACACATGCGGTCTCATACTGATGAACGGCCATACAAATGTAAAGTTTGCGGTTCTTCTTTTAGGACTTCGAATGTACTGGTGGCGCACATGAAAATTCACTCAAACCTAGCATCAAACCCGTTTAAATGTGACATATGCGGAGCACAGTTTGGCCAACGAAGTACTCTTACCGTTCACAGTAAGGTTCATCGGAAGACACCGTTCCATGAATGTCCTATTTGTGACAAACAATTTCTCACCACTCGAGAGCTGGATAGGCATAGAGTCACCATTCACAATGAGCGACCGTACAAATGCACGATCTGTGACAAAGCCTTCACTGCCATGGGGAACTTGCGGTCACATCTGAGGGTTCACACTGGCGTGATTCGACTCAACTGTCACATTTGCGAGCAGAGCTTTACAAGGAAATCAGACCTCAATGTACATGTAAAGAAAAAGCACGCTCAAGATAAACCCCTGTAA